One Mycolicibacterium crocinum DNA window includes the following coding sequences:
- a CDS encoding pyridoxal-phosphate dependent enzyme has protein sequence MNLPALQCRSCRRKFDVAELVWRCPCGGLLDIGGPWQEVIDPAITLGEGNTPMIPSQSLPNVRFKLEFLSPTGSFKDRGAVVLASLAARLGVRRAVVDSSGNAGTAAAAYFARAGIYCEVLVPASTSPEKLAQIRAHGATLTLVAGSRADTAAAAADIAGLPGVFYASHVYHPYFMHGVKSYGYEIWRQNGDALPSTVLVPVGNGTLLLGCYLAFTELVAAGLAERMPAIVAVQAAGCAPLAAAWDGKDRTFGSTVAEGIAITAPPRAEQIVAAVQASGGTIVTVEDDAIIAGRRALAREGLFVEPTAAVCYAAAAGDPGLAADDVVIPLCGAGLKHPGD, from the coding sequence GTGAATCTGCCTGCCCTGCAATGCCGTTCGTGTCGACGGAAGTTCGACGTCGCCGAGCTGGTGTGGCGCTGCCCGTGCGGCGGGTTGCTCGACATCGGTGGGCCGTGGCAGGAGGTGATTGATCCCGCCATCACGCTCGGCGAGGGCAACACCCCGATGATCCCGTCGCAGAGCCTGCCCAACGTCCGGTTTAAGCTCGAATTCCTCAGTCCGACCGGCTCTTTCAAGGATCGCGGAGCGGTGGTGCTGGCCTCGCTGGCCGCGCGACTCGGCGTGAGGAGGGCAGTGGTGGACAGCAGCGGCAACGCCGGTACGGCGGCCGCTGCGTATTTCGCCAGGGCCGGCATCTACTGCGAGGTGCTGGTTCCGGCGTCGACCTCACCGGAGAAGCTCGCCCAGATCCGGGCGCATGGTGCCACCCTGACCCTGGTGGCGGGCAGTCGGGCCGATACCGCCGCTGCCGCGGCGGACATCGCCGGGCTGCCAGGGGTGTTCTACGCCAGCCACGTCTATCACCCGTACTTCATGCACGGCGTGAAGAGCTACGGCTACGAGATCTGGCGGCAGAACGGAGACGCCCTGCCGTCGACGGTCCTGGTCCCGGTCGGCAACGGCACGCTGCTTCTGGGTTGCTACCTGGCATTCACCGAACTCGTCGCCGCCGGACTGGCCGAGCGGATGCCGGCGATCGTCGCGGTCCAAGCCGCCGGCTGCGCGCCGCTGGCGGCCGCGTGGGACGGCAAGGACAGGACGTTCGGGTCCACGGTGGCCGAGGGCATCGCGATCACCGCGCCGCCGCGGGCCGAGCAGATCGTGGCGGCAGTGCAGGCTAGCGGCGGCACGATCGTCACGGTCGAGGACGACGCGATCATCGCCGGGCGCCGCGCACTGGCGCGGGAAGGGTTGTTTGTGGAGCCGACGGCGGCGGTCTGCTACGCCGCGGCCGCAGGCGATCCCGGTTTGGCCGCCGACGACGTGGTGATCCCGTTGTGCGGCGCGGGTCTCAAGCATCCGGGCGATTGA
- a CDS encoding YoaK family protein — MTRTTTTLRFALLLTAANGFLDAYTYLARGGVFANVQTANVILFALNMSHGKLTSALAHVWPILAFFAGVGLASYLKSGRVERYLAHPMRWTMLLQAVVLFIIGFVPATVAHSYVTVPISFVAAMQMGLFRNIGDFVYLPVATTGNLMRLVEAGYTGFVDHDATARQAFSTYAWLTVFFTGGAVIGAFATRAWSVHAIWIPAALLFVTLVLFVIDERKGVEP; from the coding sequence ATGACGCGCACCACGACCACACTGCGGTTCGCCCTGCTGCTCACGGCCGCCAACGGCTTCCTGGACGCCTACACCTACCTGGCCCGTGGCGGGGTGTTCGCGAATGTGCAGACGGCCAACGTGATCCTCTTCGCGCTCAACATGAGTCACGGCAAGCTCACCAGTGCGCTGGCGCATGTCTGGCCGATCCTGGCCTTCTTCGCCGGAGTCGGCCTGGCTTCCTATCTGAAGTCGGGCCGGGTGGAGCGCTACCTGGCCCATCCGATGCGCTGGACCATGCTGCTGCAGGCCGTCGTGCTCTTCATCATCGGCTTTGTCCCGGCGACAGTGGCCCACAGCTACGTCACCGTGCCGATTTCGTTCGTCGCGGCGATGCAGATGGGGCTGTTCCGCAATATCGGGGATTTCGTGTACCTGCCGGTGGCCACCACCGGGAACCTGATGCGGCTGGTCGAAGCGGGCTACACCGGTTTCGTGGACCATGATGCGACGGCGCGACAGGCCTTCAGCACCTATGCGTGGCTGACGGTGTTCTTCACCGGCGGCGCGGTGATCGGTGCGTTCGCCACCCGAGCCTGGAGTGTGCACGCGATCTGGATCCCCGCCGCGCTGCTGTTCGTGACGTTGGTTCTGTTTGTCATCGACGAGCGCAAGGGAGTCGAGCCGTGA